The stretch of DNA CCAATTCTACTTTTATGCTTGCCAATTGATGCGATACTGCTTGAAAATCTTCTCCGTATGCCGTTCCAATTGCTTTTTTTCGCTTTTTCACCACTTCAATCGTGTCTTCGAGCAGTCGCTGCAAAGTTCCCAAATGTACGGCACTCAATCCAATTCGTTCCCATATCATGGATTTGGTGAACATCACCGCCCCTCCACCTTCTTTGCCGAGCAAATCAGTTTTGGACAAAGATACATTGTCAAAAAACACGCTGCTCATGGTGCAGGAACGCAATCCCATTTTGTCGACTTTGCCACCTAATTCATACTGTTTCAGTGATTTTTGCAGGATGAAAGCACTGATGCCTCCAAACATTCCTTTTGCTCTATCTGTTGCAGCATAGGTCAACAGCATATCTGCAACGGGTGCATTGGAGCAGAAGTTTTTTTCGCCATTCAATACAAAACAGTCGCCTTTTTTTGCTGCCGTTGTTTGCATATTGAAGGCATCCGAGCCACTTTCTGATTCGGTCATTGCATTGGCTATTATCCATGTACCATCACAAAGCGAGGGCAATAAATTTGTTTTTTGTTGCTCATTTCCATACAGCCAAATCGGTACGACACAAGCCAATAGATGTGCGCCAATCGCAAAACTGAAGCCATTGTCTCTACATCCATATCCCAATGCTTCTAAACCCACCATCGTAGAAACTACATCCAAACCTCTACCTCCACAAGATTCGGGAACCGCCAATCCTGGCAACCTCAATGCACCACTTTTTTGCCAAAGCGTTCGGTCAAATTCTTGCAGTTCATCTCTTTGCGCTGCACCTTGGTTGAGGTGTTGCTCTGCAAATGCAATGATTTCGGTCTTTAGCGATTGTTGTGCAGTGGTCAAATCGAGGCTCATGTCATTTTATTTTTGAACTTGCGCTAACAAGGCTTGGTAATTCACTTTTTGAGTTGAAGTAGTGGGTATATTTTCAAGGGCTTCAAATTTGTCGGGTAACATATAAATTGGTAGTACGCTCAGGCTGTATTCCCGCAATTCATTGGAGGAAACTGCCTTTTGTGGTGAGTGATTTTGCTTCAATTTGTAGTAGCAAATAATCACTATTTGATGTTGTTCTGCCTCATGCGCTACTACGGCTACTTGTTCTAAATCAACATTTTGCCCTATACATTTTTCTATTTCGTCCAGTTCTATGCGGTAGCCTCTGCGCTTCACCATTCTATCTCTACGCCCCAAAAACACATAATCTCCTGCTTCGTTGCGCTTCACAATATCACCTGTTTTGTACCATTGAGTGTCGTTTTCATCTTTCTCCAATACTGCTTGACTTTTTGCCATCTGCTGCCAATAGCCAGGGGTAACTGCTCTGCCACTTACCAACAACTCTCCTTCTGCTTCATTGTTCATGATTTTCGTTTGTATGTGGCTACAATCTTTGCCTATCGGAAAGGGTTGTAGCCTGTCGGCTGCTATTGAAGGGATTTCAAACCATGTACATACATTGGTTTCAGTAGGGCCATAAAGATTGAAAAAACGGGCTTGTTCCCACTGAGTTTTTAGTTTTCGCAAAGGCGGAATGGGAAATACTTCTCCTGCAAAAAACACACATCGTAAAGCACTGTGGTCATAGCGTTGAAGTTTGCCATAGTTTACCAAAGCACTCAAAAGTGTTGGGGTGGCATACAGGATAGAACCTTTGTATTTTTCCAACAAAGCTGCCAACAGTCGAGGGTTTTGGGTTTCTTCGGGTTCAAACAACGCCAAAGTTGCCTTGTTCTTCAATGCCACATAGACATCAAAAATGGATAGATCGAAATGGAAAGGGGCGATTGAAGCAAATACATCGTTTTCGGAAAAACCAAAGGTTTCGTCTGCCCAATCCACAAAACTCAGCGCATTGTCGTGTGTAATCATCACTCCTTTGGGTTTGCCTGTAGAGCCTGAGGTGTTGAGAATATACGCTAAATCGTCGGGAATTGGTTGCTGCAATATTGGGTTTTGTGGTCTTTGGAGTAGGTAAAATTCTTCCAATTCTACACAATCGTATTGCTGCAAATGAGGTAGATATGATGGCTCTATTGTCTTGTCGAGCAGCAGCGCGTGAAGTTGATTGTCTTCGATGATGTGTAGGTTTCGCTCAATTGGGGCGTTTTTATCCAATGGAACATAGACGTTTTCAGCCAAAATTACGCCTCCTATGGCGAACAGAGCATTTTTTTTGGAATTTGCCAAAATACCAACTCGCTTTTGGGCTTGTAAGCCAGCAGCGCATAAAGTATTTTTCCAATGCTGCCATGCTTCTTGAAGTTTTCGGTAACTGATGGCTTCTTCTTGACAAACCAATGCAGTTTTGTCAGGACTGGATTGGGCTGCTACATTTTGAAGCATGATGGATAAAGTAGGGTTCATTTTGAAGGGTTTATCCTATTTTGGATTGAACAAACGCAACCATGAGGTCAATGCTGTTCATATTGCTGTGATCTACCTCATGGGGTTCAAACTCTATTCCAAAGGTTTCTTCCAAAAAGTCCACCAATTGCAGCACAGATATAGAATCTATAATGCCTGACGAAATAAGTGGCATGTCATTCTTCAAATCTTCCGCAGCATCCGAAAAATGTTCTTCGAGGATGTACGCTCTGATTTGGTTAATAATGGCTTGTTTGTCTGTACTCATTGTATGATTTTATTGAAGTTTTAAATAATCTACCAATTCTTTGTAGAGCCTATCTGCCACCAATTGATGTGCTTTGGCATTTGGATGTTTGTCTATTCTTGATACATGAAGGTCATCATATATATAATTGTCATATACATTTTCTAAGTTAAATAGTTCATATCCTGCTTGTTTCACGGTAAGCCTGTATTTTTTGAAGTCATCTTTTATTCCTAAAGAAGGGTAGTACAACAAGATAGGCTTCATATTGTATTTTTTACAGATTGTCGAAAAATGGTACAATGACCATTCCTTGATAAACTTGCCTGTTTGGTTTGCTTTTTCAGGTGTAATGATGGTATTTTCATCAAATTCTTGTGACTCTAAAACTTTTTCCAGTTCAGGATAAAGCTTCTTTTTCTGTGTAAGTATTCTTTGCAGTGGACCAAACAAGTTCTGTGCTCTTGAGAAGTGATCCACCAATATCACATAGTTGGGTTTAAAAGTTTGCACTTCCGATTCTAATAAATAAGCGAGTTGGAAAGCCTGTGTTCCGCTACCCAATGAAAAATTAATGATTTCGAAATGTAGGGAATCAGAGCCAAAATTTTCGTTTAGTCTTAGCTCGGTAATGCTTTCAAATACTTCTTCATCATGTATGCCATAGCCAATTGTAGGAGAACCTCCTAAAATAGCAATTCTTATGGTATTCGGTGGAGGTATTTTTTCATAGTCTTTATCACGCAAACCCCACTTGTTGGTAGAAAACCGCTTTCCACGAAAAGATGCCTTTTGGTTGGGAAGCATTTTTAACAACATCACATCATTTCTGTTCTCAACAAAATCCTGTTGAGAAAAAGAATCCGCTGCATCATCAGGCATTTCGGTCGAAATCTTTGCGTTGACATCTTTCCATGCTTGATAAACTGGACGAATAAAAAATATGTTTTTCCAATTATTATTGACCAAGAAATCATTTATTTGGTCATCCCACAATTGGGAGGATATATCTACCTTCAAAATATCTTCATAATAACCTTCATACTCTCTATTGGCATCATTTTCATTCAATTCTCCTCCTCTTGCAAACTTAGCAATATCCAAATTAATATTCTCTCTAACAAATAAAAATAAGATTAAATACATTGCAGTCAAAGATAGATAGCTCCATGTAGGAGTTCCTGCTTTTAAAGAATAGTTTTGTAAGTAATTTCGATAGAGGAAAAAGCCAATTCCCAGCAATAAAATAGCAGTTAGAAGATACACTCCTACACGCAGCCAACTTACCCAATCGTCTATAAAAGCCAGTTGAATTATGGCAAGCCACTCCTCTAAGGTCGCATTGGTCCACATCGAATACAACACTGCAATGGACAAGAACACTGCAACTACTTTTGCTGCATGAAACACGCACCCTGCAAAAGTTTTGGAAGGCGTGTATTTTTTGTTTTCCAACAGCATACTCGTTGTAGCCAAAATTCCAAATATGCTCCAATACAACACACTTGTAAAACGTATGGGATTGCTACCCAATATCCATGCCCACTGATAGATATGGAAGAACCAAGTAAAAAAGAAGGTAATCAGTGCAGATAATAGTAAGGCATGTTTCGGTGTAGTTTTACGCAATTTGAAGTAAACAGGATAATAACACAACTTCATTAGGAAGCTTTTCCAATAAATATTGATTCGTCTAAATAAGTCGGAAAAACTACTTGCAAAAAACATATAATTGAAGATGTCGGGCAGATTGTAGCCAAACAAACGCAATACACCAACAGACAAAGACAATATTCCTATCAAGCGAATCACTGTCAAATAAGTAGCTATGATGTATTGACTCACTTTCTCAACTCCATCAATCGTTGTCAAATCTGGCACTGCAAAATAATACAACCAACGATAGATTAAAAAACAAATCACACTCCACAGAATTAAATTGATGCCTCGCTGATAAATAAAGGTATCGGATTGATTGTAGTAAGTGCTTAAATAGGTTTTGTAATCTACAATGGGAAATAGGGGGAAGACAATATTGGGCAGCATAAAAAAGTAATTCAGCCGATGCCAAATAGAAGCAGATTCTTTTTCATACTTCAATTCGTACAGATATACAATCGTGCGAAACATGAAAATAGCGGCAAAAACTGTTAGTCCATGATTAGACAAAGGCGACCAAACAATTCCTATTCTGGCAAGTGCTAGATAAATTCCCACAGATAAGACCAATAATCGGCGAATCGTCATAGAAATAGGGAGGTGGCAAAGCCCCAAAATGCCGAATCCCATGAGTAATAAAGTTCCTGCATCTCCAAACCTTAAAAACAAAAATAGGGTGAACACGAAGCTGAAGAAAAAAACAATGGGTCTAAATCGAATAGGGCTAACTGAATGAATGAAAAAGAATCCCATCACCAAAAACAAAAATCGCTCTAACCATAAATCTGCTTCTATATGGAAGGAATAGACCAAATACCAAATCAAACTAAGTTGAAGTAATTGAGAAAACAATGCTGCGAAAAAGGTAATATTGGTCATTTTATGAGGTTTAATAATGCTCCTCTCCGTTTTTATTTCAATTGCTTGTGACATACTAAAATTTTCAACTTCCTTTTATTCATCTGAATTATGGCTCAATCTACACGTTTGTAGTGTTTTTTATTTTAGGTTCAGATACTTCACTAACTCTCCATAAAATCTCTCTGCAATTAGCCTATGTGCTTTGGCATTAGGGTGCTTATCGTATTTTGATATTTTTAATTCTTCAACTGAATACTGATTGAATACATCCTTCATATCTATCAAATCATAACCCGCATCCTCTAACATAGGTTTATACAATGTATATGTACTTTTTTTATCAATCAAAGAAGGGTAATACATCAGAATAGGTTGTAAATCTGACATTTTACAGACACTGGAAAAATAATACATACTCCATTCTCTCAGTAATGCTTCCTTTTCTCTCATCTGTTTTGGTGTAATCAAAGTATGCTCATTTATATCCTCTGCTTCCAAGAATGCTTCCATTTCAGGATAAAAAACAATTCCTTTTCTATACAAACTTTGTATTTTCCTAATGAGTACATTTTTACTAGAAAAGTGATCCACCAATATCACATAATCAGGCTGAAAAGCCAACACTTGCTCCTTTAATAAATAAGCAAGCTGAAATGTTTGTATTCCAACACCTTGCGAAAAATTAAGAATTTCAAAACGCAGTGAATCATTCCCAAAGCTTTCATTGAGCTTTCTTTCTGTTATTGCTTCAAATACTTCGTCATCGTGTATTCCTGCCCCAAGTGTAGGAGACCCTCCTAAAAGCGCAATCCTTATGGTATTGGGAGCAGATTCTTTTTCATAATCCTGATCCCGAAAACCCCATTGATTCGTAGAAAAACGCTTTCCTCGAAAAGTGCTTTTTTGATTGGGCAACCAATCGTATTCCAGCACATCATTCGTGGTTTTGCTAAAATCCTTTTTATCCAAAGTTCCCAATTTTATTTCAGACGTTTCTTCAGAATAGGTTTCAGTTGTCTCATCCCACAACCCCATCAACATTCGAAATAAAAAGAATTCGCTCCAGTCAGCATTGCGTAATGAAAGACTGATTTGATCGTCCCACAATTGAGAGGAAATATCTACCTTCAAAATATCTTCATAGTAACCTTCGTATTCTTGGGTTGCATCGTTTTTGTTCAATTTTTCCCCTACTTCAAATGCCACCATTTGAGGGTTTGTACTGTCTTTCACAAAAAATAAAAAAACAAGGTACAATATTCCTAATGAACAGTAATTGAACCACGGCTTTTCTTCCTTCCACTCTAAATATTCACCATAATTTCGGTAAATATAAAAACCTACTGCTACCAATAAAATTACTCCTACAAAAAAAGCAACTCCCCAAAGCCAATCTATCCATTCATCGTAAAAGGCAATTTGAATAATAGCCCACCATTCTGACAATGTAGCTTGCGTCCACATCGAATACAATATTGCTATCGTTGTGAATACCCCAACTACCTTTGCAGCATGGAGCAGCGCAGCAGAGAAGGTTCTCGAAACCTTTGTCTTTTTTGTTTCCATCAACATACTGACTGTTGCCAAAATACCAAATATACCCCAATAAAGAATACTCGTAGGACGTATGGGATTGCTACCCAATATCCAAGCCCACTGATAAATATGAAAAAACCATGTAAAGAAAAACGTAATAAGGGCAGACAATAAAAGGGCATATTTAGGCGTAATTTTACGCAATTTGAAGTAAACAGGATAGTAACAGATTTTCATCAAAAAGGTCTTCCAATAGATATTGATGCGCCGAAACAAATCTGAAAAACTGCTCGCCAAAAACATATAATTGAAGATGTCGGGCAGATTGTAGCCAAACAAGCGCAACACGCCAACTGATAAAGACAAAATTCCCACCAATCGAATGACCGTCAAATAGGTCGCAATGATGTATTGCCCAACTCCCCATACGCCTTCAATTGCAGCTACATCTGGCACTGCAAAATAGTACAACCAACGGTAAATCAATAAACAAATCACACCCCATAAAATCAAATTGATGCCTCGTTGGTAGATAAAGGTCGCTGGTTTATCGTAATAACTACTTAGATAGGTTTTGTAGTCCACAATTGGAAATAGAGGAAATACAATATTGGGCAACAGAAAAAAGTAATTCAACCTGTGCCAAATCAAGGCAGATTCTTTTTCATACTTCAATTCGTACAAATACACAATCGTGCGAAACATAAAAATGGCTGCAAATACAGTCAAGCCATGTGAACTAAAAGGAGTCCATACGTAGCCCAATCTACCCAGTGCAAAAAAAATGCCTACCCCCAAGACCAACAGTTTGCGAATAGATAAGGATATGTGTACATGGCACATACCAAAAATTCCCAGTCCCGTTAATAGCAGTATGGTAGCATCCTGAAAGCTGAGAAACAAAAACAAAGTGCAAACAAAACTACTCAGAAAAACAATGGGTTTGTAATTGATAGGTGTTAGACTGTGAATGCCAAAAAAAACCACTACAAGGGGAAGAAATCGCTCCAACCACATATCCGCTTCAATGTGAAGCGCATACACCAAATACCAAATCAAACTCAGTTGAAGTAATTGAGAAAACAATGTGGCAAGGAATGTAAGATTGCCAGTTTTTCGATTGTTTAAAGTAATGTTGTCTATTTGTACTTCTATTGCCATATAAAACTCGTTTCATTACATTAAAAACATACATATTACACATTAATAATTCGCTATTCAAGCTTTAAATAGCGAATTAATTCTTCATAAAGCCTATTCCCCAATATTTTATGTGCTTTTGCGTTGGGATGACCATCATGGGGCGACACTTGTAGAAGTTGTTTTGCATATCCATTAAAGACATCATACATATCAATCAAATCGTAATCTGTATTTTTTATAATAGGCAAAGTTTGTTCAAAAAGATTTTCACCTTCTAACATAGGATAATGCAATAAAATGGGTTGTATATCAAGCTCTTTACAAGTTTTTGCAAAATGAACTATTGCCCATTTCATGATAATCTGTTCTTTTTCTTTTACTTGATTCGGAGTAATCAATGTATTTAAACCTATTCCTTCTGACTCCAACAACTCTGTTAATGCAGGATAGAGCGGAACATCATCTTGAAGCATTTTTTTAATTTTATTGATGGTCTTGTGTGTATCTGCAAAATGTTCTACCAAAATAGCATAATCGGGTTTAAATTGCTGTACATCTTCTGTGAGCAAATGCACCAATTGAAAAGTTTGTGTTCCAGTACCTTGTGCAAAATTCAGGATTTCAAATCGAAGTGAATCACTTCCGAATTTTTCATTAAGTTTTGCTTCGGTAAGGTTGTCAAAAACCTCCTCATCGTGTACACCACATCCAATAGTAGGTGAGCCACCTAAAAGTGCAATACGTATAGTATATGGAGGCGTTATTTTATCATAGTCCACATCTCGGAAGCCCCATTTATTGGTCGAAAAACGTTTCCCTCTAAATGTACTAGTTTGATTGGGTAATAACTTATATTCAAGCACGTCATTTCTATCTTTAATAAAATCCATCTTATCCATCCCTTTTAGGAAGGGCTGTGTATTTGCTTTTTTTGAAAAAGTAACCTTATTCCAAAAAAATAGGGCTTCTTTAACACCTGAAAATTCACTCCATTCCTTCATTCCTAAATAGCTATCAATCTCATCGTCCCATAGCTGAGAAGATATATCTACTTTAA from Chitinophagales bacterium encodes:
- a CDS encoding phosphopantetheine-binding protein, translated to MSTDKQAIINQIRAYILEEHFSDAAEDLKNDMPLISSGIIDSISVLQLVDFLEETFGIEFEPHEVDHSNMNSIDLMVAFVQSKIG
- a CDS encoding AMP-binding protein, giving the protein MNPTLSIMLQNVAAQSSPDKTALVCQEEAISYRKLQEAWQHWKNTLCAAGLQAQKRVGILANSKKNALFAIGGVILAENVYVPLDKNAPIERNLHIIEDNQLHALLLDKTIEPSYLPHLQQYDCVELEEFYLLQRPQNPILQQPIPDDLAYILNTSGSTGKPKGVMITHDNALSFVDWADETFGFSENDVFASIAPFHFDLSIFDVYVALKNKATLALFEPEETQNPRLLAALLEKYKGSILYATPTLLSALVNYGKLQRYDHSALRCVFFAGEVFPIPPLRKLKTQWEQARFFNLYGPTETNVCTWFEIPSIAADRLQPFPIGKDCSHIQTKIMNNEAEGELLVSGRAVTPGYWQQMAKSQAVLEKDENDTQWYKTGDIVKRNEAGDYVFLGRRDRMVKRRGYRIELDEIEKCIGQNVDLEQVAVVAHEAEQHQIVIICYYKLKQNHSPQKAVSSNELREYSLSVLPIYMLPDKFEALENIPTTSTQKVNYQALLAQVQK
- a CDS encoding acyl-CoA dehydrogenase family protein, translating into MSLDLTTAQQSLKTEIIAFAEQHLNQGAAQRDELQEFDRTLWQKSGALRLPGLAVPESCGGRGLDVVSTMVGLEALGYGCRDNGFSFAIGAHLLACVVPIWLYGNEQQKTNLLPSLCDGTWIIANAMTESESGSDAFNMQTTAAKKGDCFVLNGEKNFCSNAPVADMLLTYAATDRAKGMFGGISAFILQKSLKQYELGGKVDKMGLRSCTMSSVFFDNVSLSKTDLLGKEGGGAVMFTKSMIWERIGLSAVHLGTLQRLLEDTIEVVKKRKKAIGTAYGEDFQAVSHQLASIKVELEAARHLVYHAAWLLQNKKSADLYSSMAKLKASELYKKDTMELLQIQESMAHSNDANMVRSFKDATASTIYSGSSEIQKNIIAKRLKI